In Vanessa cardui chromosome 6, ilVanCard2.1, whole genome shotgun sequence, the following proteins share a genomic window:
- the LOC124530370 gene encoding uncharacterized protein LOC124530370 isoform X2 has translation MSATSEYEPRVRQNYGPTPSSENMYEHVLDHKLTDTMDISSVRAPVLRTVPVSPTQGDPEPDSTNPESIIQAVHKVDKNIEYHISEKRCDTEMSVDSLSRIVRIEETLDSVGRIAYPIIQEADDSGDGNFAENAATLIQTPLNTAIVQNVTKLPQNFTINVDGSVGNITAIQNVSQDVSGNQTLWLPTILATSAATDSKSEEDRPPGVSQIIITSESYVNDTNQSGRRTNIITETSYISRPKTSKVQILSNISLPKNSNYSQQYIAQSKDISAPVYGTQNHVYKLSANVVSQKHLNNAMLSTKPPKSQSLIGAASLSPTVINSSPVKNVPYSHTYSKSTNLNKVNNGANLNAIVAASSGTQCHILSRVVSGPNKISVHSGRKSVNTFKGSKNSQMSNQKNQSRAIKIIQQAGTAHKSETKSWPVASVTYKSAGSDYGVVETHTSKVIQKVGSPNQKTQQPMALQKVPKGERLVLQSPCGPVLLSTAPISTSVPKGPHYVQSGSTPNLRYVQTYGPDNQLSTVSQVSANQQLTAQILQSLSQPKIMLHQSSNIPIQQVVNLNPPQHKIEEQTEIKNVNQKRIVLGDKSTLLTAEDIVGMEERPNLSEELRRYSFQALAFLMLDHTYALPAQKQPVVSGPAPAPSAMSPTVASPPATTTPPTPPRSSPVAAAPSPHEAPATAALSPVGVTAPPSTVSTVQPTALAYKPQSVQDDDTASIISSVEGERRPPAAGGSDTETAPEGEEEGKTRCICDFTHDDGYMICCDRCSEWQHVDCMGIDRNNIPDAYMCELCQPRPIDRRHARAIQQRKREELSALGASDTESEPDLGRPPGQRRKRLLTVTTYTNTSGTCVTTYNSSLPVLPPLPQPSLTLPKRGPKRPKKAEVVRKGTKRKLSEKRVKRKKEMLLNRSKYNSTMSNQSHWRDLYELAMTNHYSPELRAKIMKYSSKLGSTSNMASAITTHLCTTVPHAGGKILIATKDLKENSPVIELRGKYMLSNQHRPQLQNSARAGSQKPGPFVFFYRLPKDNTQICIDTRTYGNEARFVRRSCKPNAELQHCIVKGTLHVYLVTINDIPSNTEITVGHDSNGGKQPCACGNPKHCKANGLTPMMPRKSLEYPQREKRSRNRCFSSSSPVSPPLASLIKTPVKDISPPFTAIKSEKKSPIKHEFPPMSPVKEPLLALDFNAPIKPDPYLDIKEEHEEIDLTAKEEMKPDLDEPDFVKIEPIIQKIEKKIEPEIKPELERELEPEPESEQEPEPEPEPEPEPEPEPEPELETEPEPEPEPEPEPELEPEPQLENSIEPIAETPEMKAEEPEVNDETLVQPPVIADEAIEQEKIEEKPIEPKVEQERPVTRELTAKSACHDRSSRSSRTTCVNHDSLDDKTDDSQDKIQTATNKEKDKRKMTREERKMEAIMKAFERMEKAQQRKQEVKERQKRRESDPHPSNMDKDDEDDIHCSAKKRKKRRGRARTASQSNRRRLNSADSDLVTSGDEATPLSPRAPSQPEQSLPLPESERHHEPVSEDLGLSSACLLVEAAVGSVESAFKLPKTKKTMATEWIGRSPERTPSPYQSPYRPPLVSATSLESLVRVASTMIGDLSGNQEYNEDVHHSPPRTPGRERNRPPKKAKRITRSTPPIEVAEVIPVQHSAKKRWLRQAISEESDSPMAESPPNEIVTPLKKRRMARESLSYEQNTIVPCNDETSPVLTSEDSPVKEDALSLARQYKRNIMEMYSRDRTRSDSGQGSDDQCNIDHDVLNVNLKGPHDSEHIRRIIGVPTPEEEIPPEIAKPEHVSTNNNNLELEECLYNKVVPMEIDTTVITQTKIESNESMHDIKGAESPSDKVNSSQSADTSGNSSPQRDEMDDIQKKIHSFHTENIQILKSRNKKPPKEKRKKVNLNFDLNMVDDQISIQLRTEDDTNSKSPELNGDAHDDGNSHEDAKLHVSPENIPLPPVESIPLPAPENIPLPEEPSPISIIPSPETIPLPEEPMRPAPVAVVERDPIETTLPFSSRFSSTGLFSGIFSNISHALKEGPASEGGPCAAIKSAIERSASLDGAFDKDGGRPVDELRSVQEILTRVSNMDTNNSVLLSGVLRAAPAPGPRARPDPRLHPPPQDRPKPVRRKLSISEYRKRHSGAAPGEEGGCGGGCAGGEGEGSGDWSRGSSGSASLSPQRLDAAAAAAVDELEQRLAVQLDQRLRRDLPVQLPKGVFDAQPTASERQRENLSSRLRREFGLALPDDEDAQAPTELGAKRCDR, from the exons ATGTCAGCGACATCAGAATATGAACCTAGGGTCCGGCAA aattatggGCCGACCCCCTCCAGTGAAAATATGTATGAACATGTGTTGGATCACAAATTAACAGATACTATGGATATATCAAGTGTACGAGCCCCAGTATTGAGGACTGTACCTGTTTCGCCTACTCAAGGTGACCCTGAACCTGATTCCACAAACCCTGAAAGCATAATTCAAGCGGTTCATAAAGTTGACAAAAATATTGAGTATCATATTAGTGAGAAGAGGTGTGACACAGAGATGTCTGTCGATTCACTTTCGAGGATTGTTAGAATTGAAGAAACTCTTGATAGTGTAGGACGGATAGCCTACCCTATCATACAAGAAGCTGATGATTCAGGGGATGGAAATTTTGCAGAGAATGCTGCGACTCTTATTCAAACTCCATTGAATACAGCAATTGTACAGAATGTTACAAAGCTTCCACAAAACTTCACTATTAATGTAGATGGATCTGTAGGAAATATTACAGCCATACAGAATGTGTCTCAGGATGTTTCTGGCAATCAAACTCTGTGGTTGCCTACAATCCTTGCTACTAGTGCTGCTACAGACAGCAAAAGTGAAGAAGATAGACCACCTGGAGTATCGCAAATTATTATAACGAGTGAGAGTTATGTGAATGATACTAATCAATCAGGTCGGAGAACGAACATTATTACTGAAACTAGTTACATTAGCCGACCTAAGACATCAAAAGttcaaattttaagtaatatatctTTGCCAAAAAATTCGAATTATTCACAACAATACATAGCTCAAAGTAAAGATATCAGTGCACCAGTTTATGGAACCCAAAATCATGTGTATAAGTTGAGTGCCAATGTTGTATCCCAAAAACATTTGAACAATGCAATGTTAAGCACAAAGCCACCAAAGAGTCAATCTCTTATAGGTGCTGCTTCACTTTCCCCTACTGTTATAAATAGTAGTCCAGTAAAAAATGTGCCATATAGTCACACTTATTCCAAAAGCACAAACTTAAATAAGGTAAATAATGGTGCTAATCTAAATGCTATAGTGGCAGCTTCTTCAGGTACCCAATGTCATATATTGTCCAGGGTAGTTTCTGGACCGAACAAGATATCTGTTCACTCAGGAAGAAAATCTGTTAACACTTTTAAGGGATCAAAGAATTCACAAATGTCTAATCAGAAAAATCAGTCTAGAGCTATCAAAATAATACAGCAGGCTGGTACAGCGCATAAATCCGAAACCAAATCCTGGCCAGTGGCAAGTGTGACATATAAAAGTGCCGGCTCCGATTATGGTGTTGTTGAGACTCACACTTCGAAAGTCATACAAAAAGTTGGAAGTCCTAATCAAAAGACTCAACAACCTATGGCATTACAGAAAGTCCCTAAAGGTGAGCGCCTCGTACTTCAATCGCCTTGTGGACCAGTGTTGTTATCCACTGCCCCTATCAGCACAAGTGTGCCAAAAGGACCACATTATGTGCAATCTGGGTCTACACCAAATCTCAGATATGTACAAACATATGGACCAGATAATCAGCTCTCTACTGTGTCTCAAGTATCTGCTAACCAACAGTTAACTGCACAGATTTTACAATCACTATCCCAACCCAAGATAATGCTACATCAAAGCTCAAACATACCTATTCAGCAAGTGGTAAATCTTAATCCTCCACAGCATAAAATTGAAGAGCAAACTGAAATTAAGAATGTTAATCAAAAAAGAATTGTCTT aggGGACAAATCGACACTCTTGACTGCGGAAGACATTGTTGGAATGGAGGAGAGACCCAATCTGTCGGAAGAATTACGTCGATACTCATTTCAGGCGTTGGCGTTTCTCATGCTAGACCACACATACGCTTTGCCGGCTCAAAAACAACCTGTCGTTAGCGGTCCGGCTCCCGCGCCATCCGCTATGTCTCCGACGGTGGCCTCCCCTCCCGCCACCACGACGCCACCAACTCCTCCGAGGAGTTCCCCCGTCGCAGCCGCGCCATCTCCGCACGAGGCTCCTGCGACTGCCGCACTCTCGCCTGTCGGGGTAACTGCACCTCCCTCCACGGTCTCCACGGTCCAACCGACCGCCCTCGCCTACAAGCCACAGTCGGTGCAGGACGACGACACAGCGTCGATCATATCATCGGTGGAAGGTGAACGCCGGCCGCCCGCCGCGGGGGGCAGCGACACCGAGACCGCGCCGGAAGGAGAAGAGGAGGGCAAGACGCGATGCATTTGTGACTTTACACACGACGATGGTTACATGATATGCTGTGACCGATGCAGCGAGTGGCAGCACGTGGATTGTATGGGCATCGACCGGAATAACATACCGGACGCTTACATGTGCGAACTCTGCCAGCCGCGCCCTATAGACCGCCGACACGCGCGTGCCATTCAGCAACGGAAACGAGAGGAGTTGAGCGCTCTGGGCGCGTCGGACACAGAGTCGGAACCGGACCTGGGCCGTCCGCCTGGTCAGAGAAGAAAACGCTTGCTCACCGTCACAACGTACACTAACACGAGTGGAACTTGCGTGACGACGTACAACTCCAGTCTGCCGGTTCTACCTCCCCTGCCGCAGCCGTCGCTAACCTTACCCAAACGCGGCCCCAAGCGTCCCAAGAAAGCGGAAGTGGTGAGAAAAGGAACAAAGCGAAAACTTTCTGAGAAAAGAGTGAAGCGGAAAAAAGAAATGTTGTTAAATAGGAGTAAATATAACTCGACGATGTCAAATCAATCGCACTGGCGTGACTTGTACGAACTCGCAATGACGAATCACTATAGTCCTGAGTTGCGagctaaaattatgaaatatagtaGTAAGCTCGGTAGTACGTCTAACATGGCATCTGCCATAACGACTCATTTGTGTACAACTGTACCACACGCTGGTGGTAAAATACTCATCGCGACTAAGGATCTTAAAGAGAATTCGCCTGTTATTGAATTAAGAGGTAAATATATGTTATCGAATCAGCATAGACCACAATTACAAAATTCCGCTCGTGCGGGAAGTCAAAAACCTGGTCCTTTCGTATTTTTCTATAGATTACCAAAAGATAATACGCAAATATGCATCGACACAAGAACGTACGGAAACGAGGCAAGGTTCGTGCGGCGCTCATGTAAGCCGAATGCAGAATTACAGCATTGTATCGTTAAAGGTACCTTACACGTCTACTTAGTAACGATTAATGATATTCCATCCAACACAGAGATAACGGTTGGACACGATTCAAATGGTGGCAAGCAACCGTGTGCTTGCGGTAATCCTAAACATTGCAAAGCAAACGGCTTAACGCCTATGATGCCCCGAAAAAGCTTGGAATATCCGCAAAGAGAAAAACGCAGCAGAAACAGATGTTTCAGCTCTTCGTCTCCCGTGTCTCCGCCTTTAGCGTCGCTGATAAAGACGCCAGTTAAAGACATATCACCACCGTTCACGGCAATCAAATCCGAAAAGAAATCACCAATCAAACATGAGTTCCCTCCGATGTCACCTGTTAAAGAGCCATTACTGGCCCTAGATTTTAATGCACCGATAAAACCTGATCCATACCTCGATATTAAAGAAGAACACGAAGAAATTGATCTTACTGCGAAAGAAGAAATGAAACCAGATTTGGATGAACctgattttgttaaaattgaacCTATTATACAGAAGattgaaaagaaaattgaaCCCGAGATTAAACCTGAGCTGGAACGAGAGCTAGAGCCAGAACCGGAATCAGAGCAAGAACCAGAACCGGAACCGGAACCAGAACCAGAACCTGAGCCTGAACCAGAACCTGAACTTGAAACTGAACCTGAACCAGAACCGGAACCGGAACCAGAACCGGAACTGGAACCTGAACCTCAATTAGAAAATTCTATTGAGCCTATTGCCGAAACTCCTGAAATGAAAGCGGAGGAACCAGAGGTAAATGATGAAACATTAGTTCAACCTCCCGTTATAGCTGATGAGGCAATAGAGCAAGAGAAAATCGAAGAGAAACCCATTGAACCTAAAGTCGAACAAGAGAGGCCAGTCACTCGAGAGTTGACTGCCAAGTCTGCGTGTCATGACAGGTCATCGAGGTCAAGTCGGACAACCTGCGTCAATCACGATTCGTTGGACGATAAAACCGATGACTCGCAAGACAAGATACAGACCGCGACAAATAAGGAAAAGGACAAACGCAAAATG ACTCGCGAGGAGAGAAAAATGGAAGCCATAATGAAGGCATTCGAGAGAATGGAAAAAGCACAACAAAGGAAGCAGGAAGTGAAAGAGAGACAGAAACGAAGGGAGTCTGACCCGCACCCCAGTAATATGGACAAAGATGACGAAGATGACATCCACTGTAGTGCTAAAAAGCGGaaaaa GCGTAGAGGACGGGCTCGAACGGCGTCACAGTCCAACAGACGCAGGCTAAATTCAGCAGACAGTGACCTTGTGACGTCAGGAGATGAAGCCACACCTTTGTCCCCTCGAGCTCCTTCACAACCGGAACAGTCTCTGCCTTTACCGGAGTCTGAGAGGCACCATGAACCTGTTAGtgag GACCTCGGATTAAGCTCGGCCTGTCTGCTCGTTGAAGCTGCAGTGGGTTCTGTCGAATCGGCGTTCAAACTTCCCAAAACCAAAAAGACCATGGCTACTGAATGGATAGGACGATCTCCTGAACGAACGCCGTCTCCATACCAGTCACCCTACAGACCTCCCCTTGTGTCAGCTACCTCATTAGAGAGCCTCGTTAGAGTAGCGTCCACGATGATTGGTGACCTTAGCGGAAACCAGGAATACAATGAAGATGTACACCATTCGCCTCCCAGGACTCCAGGTAGAGAGAGGAATAGACCCCCGAAGAAGGCTAAGAGAATCACAAGAAGCACTCCGCCTATAGAAGTTGCAGAGGTGATTCCTGTTCAACATAGTGCTAAGAAACGTTGGTTGCGGCAAGCTATCAGTGAAGAAAGTGATTCCCCGATGGCCG AGTCTCCGCCCAATGAAATAGTGACGCCATTAAAAAAGAGAAGAATGGCGCGGGAATCTCTATCGTATGAACAGAATACCATAGTGCCT TGTAACGACGAGACTTCGCCGGTATTGACGTCTGAGGACTCTCCTGTCAAAGAGGACGCTCTTTCACTGGCTCGGCAGTACAAACGTAATATAATGGAAATGTATAGTAGAGATCGGACTCGCTCCGACAGCGGGCAGGGCTCCGACGACCAGTGTAATATTGACCATGACGTTCTTAACGTCAACTTAAAAGGACCACATGACAGCGAGCACATACGTAGAATTATAGGTGTGCCTACTCCCGAGGAGGAAATACCGCCAGAGATAGCTAAACCAGAACATGTCTctaccaataataataacttagaaTTAGAAGAATGCTTGTACAATAAGGTCGTTCCTATGGAAATTGATACAACAGTCATAACACAAACCAAAATAGAATCAAATGAGAGTATGCATGATATTAAGGGCGCAGAAAGCCCGAGCGATAAAGTGAACAGTTCGCAGTCGGCCGACACGAGCGGAAACTCTTCCCCTCAGCGTGACGAGATGGACGACATTCAGAAGAAAATACATTCGTTTCACACGGagaacatacaaatattaaaaagtcgAAATAAAAAGCCGCCGAAAGAAAAGCGGAAGAAGGTCAATTTGAATTTCGATCTCAACATGGTAGACGACCAGATCAGTATCCAGCTGCGAACGGAGGACGACACGAACTCCAAGTCGCCGGAGCTGAACGGCGACGCGCACGACGACGGCAACTCGCACGAGGATGCCAAATTGCACGTCTCGCCGGAGAACATTCCCCTCCCACCCGTCGAGTCCATACCTCTCCCCGCGCCCGAGAACATACCCCTCCCCGAGGAGCCCAGTCCGATATCGATCATCCCCTCCCCCGAGACGATCCCTCTGCCCGAGGAGCCGATGCGACCCGCGCCCGTGGCCGTCGTCGAGAGGGATCCGATCGAGACGACGCTCCCGTTCTCGTCGCGCTTCAGCTCGACCGGCCTCTTCTCGGGGATCTTCAGCAACATATCGCACGCGCTCAAGGAGGGGCCGGCGAGCGAGGGCGGGCCGTGCGCGGCCATCAAGAGCGCGATCGAGCGGTCGGCGAGCCTCGACGGCGCCTTCGACAAGGACGGCGGGCGGCCCGTGGACGAGCTGCGCAGCGTGCAGGAGATCCTGACGCGCGTCAGCAACATGGACACCAACAACAGCGTGCTGCTGTCGGGCGTGCtgcgcgccgcgcccgcgcccggcCCGCGCGCGCGCCCCGACCCGCGCCTGCACCCGCCGCCGCAGGACAGGCCCAAGCCCGTGCGCCGCAAG CTGTCAATCAGCGAGTACCGCAAGCGGCACTCGGGCGCGGCGCCGGGCGAGGAGGGCGGGTGCGGGGGCGGGTGCGCGGGCGGCGAGGGCGAAGGCTCCGGCGACTGGTCTCGCGGCTCGTCGGGCTCCGCGTCGCTGTCTCCGCAGCGCCTCGACgcagccgccgccgccgccgtcgACGAGCTGGAGCAGCGCCTGGCCGTACAACTGGACCAGCGGCTGCGGCGAGACCTCCCCGTACAGCTGCCCAAAG GCGTGTTCGACGCGCAGCCGACCGCCTCGGAGCGCCAGCGGGAGAACCTGAGTTCGCGGCTGCGGCGCGAATTCGGTCTCGCGCTGCCCGACGACGAAGACGCACAGGCGCCCACCG AGCTGGGCGCCAAGCGGTGCGACAGGTAG